Sequence from the Ferrimicrobium sp. genome:
GATGGACCGGCAATGCTACTTCGAGCGCTGAGGCAGACGAACCGCCCACGAGCCGGGAGAGTGACTGTTTTATGGGTTTGAGCTGCCCCAATAGATATCGAGACGGTTGGTGAAAACTGCGGTTGACTGGTCGAGAGGTACGGCAAGTACCTCGTGTCGATCACCCCGGACTCCCAATGCAGGATCGAGGGAATCTATTGAGGGCGTTATATCGATATAACCAAAGCGCTCAACAGCTGGCTGCCGTTGTCGGAACCTAGGTGGATATGGTGCGATGACATCACCTGATCCGGTGCGATGTTGTTGGACACCCGCGCCGTCATCGAGTGTCGAGGCGAGCCCAATAGCGAAGAGAGGATGAGTGTGCGGTGGCTGGTATCAGTACTCGCCCTTGATAACGTTCAAGAGTGGCAGGCCCCTGCGGTAGCGTTCGATGTTGCGGGTCAGGAGTTCGAGGGCACGCGGATAAAAGGCGTCAGTGTCGCCACCGACATGTGGTGTGATGAGACAGTTATCCAGACGCCAGAGCGGCGAGTCTGATGGGAGCGGCTCCGGATCAGTCACGTCGAGCGCTGCCGTGATCCGTCGGTCTGCTAATGCCCCAACGAGTGCATCGGTGTCGACGACCGGACCACGGGCTACGTTGACGAGAAGTGCGCCGTCGTGCATGAGACTAAGAAAATGGGCATTGACCATTCCCCTGGTCTGCTGGGTCAACGGGACAATCACAATGATGACATCGGCCTCGGGGATCAGTTGGTCAAGCTCGTCGTAGCCAAAAACCCGCGGTGTGACCCGGCCAACCCTTGCCACCCGGGTGATGTGGGCTTCGAACCCGCTCAGGCGTGCCTCAATAGCGGTGCCAATCGAGCCGTAGCCGATCAGCAGCACTCGACGATCAGCCAGCGAGGCATAACTGCGGTTGTCCCAACGCCGGTCGTGCTGGAGATCCCGAAAGTGGCCGAGACCTCGCAAGGAGGCGAGCGTTAAGGTGATAGCCATCTCGGCTGTGGCGGCGTCGTGTACGCCCTTGGCATTGCAGAGGGTCACACCATCGGGAATCAGATCCTTCACGCTGTCGACACCGGCGCTGAGGATC
This genomic interval carries:
- a CDS encoding 2-hydroxyacid dehydrogenase yields the protein MQITVPERFSLLVDRFPGLPIVVQQPDQPWDERLAGTTFFIPDYMSGRAGVANLSRMPKVEVVQILSAGVDSVKDLIPDGVTLCNAKGVHDAATAEMAITLTLASLRGLGHFRDLQHDRRWDNRSYASLADRRVLLIGYGSIGTAIEARLSGFEAHITRVARVGRVTPRVFGYDELDQLIPEADVIIVIVPLTQQTRGMVNAHFLSLMHDGALLVNVARGPVVDTDALVGALADRRITAALDVTDPEPLPSDSPLWRLDNCLITPHVGGDTDAFYPRALELLTRNIERYRRGLPLLNVIKGEY